The following coding sequences are from one Delphinus delphis chromosome 17, mDelDel1.2, whole genome shotgun sequence window:
- the PUF60 gene encoding poly(U)-binding-splicing factor PUF60 isoform X1, with the protein MATATIALQVNGQQGGGSEPAAVAAAAAAVVAAGDKWKPSQGTDSIKMENGQSTAAKLGLPPLTPEQQEALQKAKKYAMEQSIKSVLVKQTIAHQQQQLTNLQMAAVTMGFGDPLSPLQSMAAQRQRALAIMCRVYVGSIYYELGEDTIRQAFAPFGPIKSIDMSWDSVTMKHKGFAFVEYEVPEAAQLALEQMNSVMLGGRNIKVGRPSNIGQAQPIIDQLAEEARAFNRIYVASVHQDLSDDDIKSVFEAFGKIKSCTLARDPTTGKHKGYGFIEYEKAQSSQDAVSSMNLFDLGGQYLRVGKAVTPPMPLLTPATPGGLPPAAAVAAAAATAKITAQEAVAGAAVLGTLATPGLVSPALTLAQPLGALPQAVMAAQAPGVITGVTPARPPIPVTIPSVGVVNPILASPPTLGLLEPKKEKEEEELFPESERPEMLSEQEHMSISGSSARHMVMQKLLRKQESTVMVLRNMVDPKDIDDDLEGEVTEECGKFGAVNRVIIYQEKQGEEEDAEIIVKIFVEFSVASETHKAIQALNGRWFAGRKVVAEVYDQERFDNSDLSA; encoded by the exons ATGGCGACAGCGACCATAGCTCTA CAGGTCAATGGCCAGCAAGGAGGGGGGTCCGAgccggcggcggtggcggcggcggcggcggcagtggTGGCAGCGGGAGACAAATGGAAACCTTCACAG GGGACAGACTCCATCAAGATGGAGAACGGGCAGAGCACAGCCGCAAAGCTGGGACTGCCTCCCCTGACGCCTGAGCAGCAAGAGGCCCTCCAGAAG GCCAAGAAGTACGCCATGGAGCAGAGCATCAAGAGCGTGCTGGTGAAGCAGACCATcgcccaccagcagcagcagctcacCAACCTGCAG ATGGCAGCAGTGACAATGGGCTTTGGAGATCCTCTCTCACCTTTGCAATCG ATGGCAGCTCAGCGACAGCGGGCACTAGCCATCATGTGCCGGGTCTACGTGGGCTCCATCTACTACGAGCTGGGGGAGGACACCATTCGCCAGGCCTTTGCCCCCTTTGGACCCATCAAGAGCATTGACATGTCCTGGGACTCCGTCACCATGAAGCACAAG GGCTTTGCATTTGTGGAGTACGAGGTCCCAGAGGCCGCCCAGCTGGCCTTGGAGCAGATGAACTCCGTGATGCTGGGAGGCAGGAACATCAAG gTGGGCAGACCCAGCAACATAGGGCAGGCCCAGCCCATCATAGACCAGCTGGCCGAGGAGGCGCGAGCCTTCAACCGCATCTACGTGGCTTCTGTGCACCAGGACCTCTCGGACGACGACATCAAGAGTGTGTTTGAGGCCTTCGGCAAGATCAAATCTTGCACACTGGCTCGGGACCCCACGACTGGCAAGCACAAGGGCTATGGCTTCATCG AATATGAGAAGGCCCAGTCGTCCCAGGATGCCGTGTCTTCCATGAACCTTTTTGACCTGGGTGGCCAGTACTTGCGGGTGGGCAAGGCTGTCACCCCCCCTATGCCCCTGCTTACACCTGCCACACCTGGAGGCCTCCCGCCTGCTGCTGCTGTGGCCGCAGCTGCAGCCACAGCCAAGATTACGGCTCAG GAAGCAGTGGCTGGAGCAGCGGTACTGGGTACTCTAGCCACACCTGGACTGGTGTCCCCTGCCCTGACTCTGGCCCAGCCCCTGGGGGCTCTACCCCAGGCTGTCATGGCTGCCCAGGCCCCGGGAGTTATCACAG GTGTGACCCCGGCCCGGCCTCCCATTCCGGTCACCATCCCCTCTGTGGGAGTGGTGAACCCCATCCTGGCCAGCCCTCCGACACTCGGTCTCCTGGAGcccaagaaagagaaggaggaggaggagctgtTCCCTGAGTCcgagaggccagagatgctgagTGAGCAGGAGCACATGAGCATCTCTGGCAGCAGCGCCCGCCACATGGTGATGCAGAAGCTCCTCCGCAAGCAGGAG TCCACAGTGATGGTTCTGCGCAACATGGTGGACCCCAAGGACATCGATGACGACCTGGAGGGGGAGGTGACCGAGGAGTGTGGCAAGTTTGGTGCTGTCAACCGTGTCATCATCTACCAGGAGAAGCAGGGCGAGGAGGAGGATGCAGAGATCATTGTCAAGATTTTTGTGGAGTTTTCCGTAGCCTCTGAGACTCACAAGGCCATCCAGGCCCTCAACGGGCGCTGGTTTGCTGGCCGCAAGGTGGTGGCTGAAGTGTATGACCAGGAGCGTTTTGATAACAGTGACCTCTCCGCGTGA
- the PUF60 gene encoding poly(U)-binding-splicing factor PUF60 isoform X3 encodes MATATIALGTDSIKMENGQSTAAKLGLPPLTPEQQEALQKAKKYAMEQSIKSVLVKQTIAHQQQQLTNLQMAAVTMGFGDPLSPLQSMAAQRQRALAIMCRVYVGSIYYELGEDTIRQAFAPFGPIKSIDMSWDSVTMKHKGFAFVEYEVPEAAQLALEQMNSVMLGGRNIKVGRPSNIGQAQPIIDQLAEEARAFNRIYVASVHQDLSDDDIKSVFEAFGKIKSCTLARDPTTGKHKGYGFIEYEKAQSSQDAVSSMNLFDLGGQYLRVGKAVTPPMPLLTPATPGGLPPAAAVAAAAATAKITAQEAVAGAAVLGTLATPGLVSPALTLAQPLGALPQAVMAAQAPGVITGVTPARPPIPVTIPSVGVVNPILASPPTLGLLEPKKEKEEEELFPESERPEMLSEQEHMSISGSSARHMVMQKLLRKQESTVMVLRNMVDPKDIDDDLEGEVTEECGKFGAVNRVIIYQEKQGEEEDAEIIVKIFVEFSVASETHKAIQALNGRWFAGRKVVAEVYDQERFDNSDLSA; translated from the exons ATGGCGACAGCGACCATAGCTCTA GGGACAGACTCCATCAAGATGGAGAACGGGCAGAGCACAGCCGCAAAGCTGGGACTGCCTCCCCTGACGCCTGAGCAGCAAGAGGCCCTCCAGAAG GCCAAGAAGTACGCCATGGAGCAGAGCATCAAGAGCGTGCTGGTGAAGCAGACCATcgcccaccagcagcagcagctcacCAACCTGCAG ATGGCAGCAGTGACAATGGGCTTTGGAGATCCTCTCTCACCTTTGCAATCG ATGGCAGCTCAGCGACAGCGGGCACTAGCCATCATGTGCCGGGTCTACGTGGGCTCCATCTACTACGAGCTGGGGGAGGACACCATTCGCCAGGCCTTTGCCCCCTTTGGACCCATCAAGAGCATTGACATGTCCTGGGACTCCGTCACCATGAAGCACAAG GGCTTTGCATTTGTGGAGTACGAGGTCCCAGAGGCCGCCCAGCTGGCCTTGGAGCAGATGAACTCCGTGATGCTGGGAGGCAGGAACATCAAG gTGGGCAGACCCAGCAACATAGGGCAGGCCCAGCCCATCATAGACCAGCTGGCCGAGGAGGCGCGAGCCTTCAACCGCATCTACGTGGCTTCTGTGCACCAGGACCTCTCGGACGACGACATCAAGAGTGTGTTTGAGGCCTTCGGCAAGATCAAATCTTGCACACTGGCTCGGGACCCCACGACTGGCAAGCACAAGGGCTATGGCTTCATCG AATATGAGAAGGCCCAGTCGTCCCAGGATGCCGTGTCTTCCATGAACCTTTTTGACCTGGGTGGCCAGTACTTGCGGGTGGGCAAGGCTGTCACCCCCCCTATGCCCCTGCTTACACCTGCCACACCTGGAGGCCTCCCGCCTGCTGCTGCTGTGGCCGCAGCTGCAGCCACAGCCAAGATTACGGCTCAG GAAGCAGTGGCTGGAGCAGCGGTACTGGGTACTCTAGCCACACCTGGACTGGTGTCCCCTGCCCTGACTCTGGCCCAGCCCCTGGGGGCTCTACCCCAGGCTGTCATGGCTGCCCAGGCCCCGGGAGTTATCACAG GTGTGACCCCGGCCCGGCCTCCCATTCCGGTCACCATCCCCTCTGTGGGAGTGGTGAACCCCATCCTGGCCAGCCCTCCGACACTCGGTCTCCTGGAGcccaagaaagagaaggaggaggaggagctgtTCCCTGAGTCcgagaggccagagatgctgagTGAGCAGGAGCACATGAGCATCTCTGGCAGCAGCGCCCGCCACATGGTGATGCAGAAGCTCCTCCGCAAGCAGGAG TCCACAGTGATGGTTCTGCGCAACATGGTGGACCCCAAGGACATCGATGACGACCTGGAGGGGGAGGTGACCGAGGAGTGTGGCAAGTTTGGTGCTGTCAACCGTGTCATCATCTACCAGGAGAAGCAGGGCGAGGAGGAGGATGCAGAGATCATTGTCAAGATTTTTGTGGAGTTTTCCGTAGCCTCTGAGACTCACAAGGCCATCCAGGCCCTCAACGGGCGCTGGTTTGCTGGCCGCAAGGTGGTGGCTGAAGTGTATGACCAGGAGCGTTTTGATAACAGTGACCTCTCCGCGTGA
- the PUF60 gene encoding poly(U)-binding-splicing factor PUF60 isoform X4, giving the protein MATATIALGTDSIKMENGQSTAAKLGLPPLTPEQQEALQKAKKYAMEQSIKSVLVKQTIAHQQQQLTNLQMAAQRQRALAIMCRVYVGSIYYELGEDTIRQAFAPFGPIKSIDMSWDSVTMKHKGFAFVEYEVPEAAQLALEQMNSVMLGGRNIKVGRPSNIGQAQPIIDQLAEEARAFNRIYVASVHQDLSDDDIKSVFEAFGKIKSCTLARDPTTGKHKGYGFIEYEKAQSSQDAVSSMNLFDLGGQYLRVGKAVTPPMPLLTPATPGGLPPAAAVAAAAATAKITAQEAVAGAAVLGTLATPGLVSPALTLAQPLGALPQAVMAAQAPGVITGVTPARPPIPVTIPSVGVVNPILASPPTLGLLEPKKEKEEEELFPESERPEMLSEQEHMSISGSSARHMVMQKLLRKQESTVMVLRNMVDPKDIDDDLEGEVTEECGKFGAVNRVIIYQEKQGEEEDAEIIVKIFVEFSVASETHKAIQALNGRWFAGRKVVAEVYDQERFDNSDLSA; this is encoded by the exons ATGGCGACAGCGACCATAGCTCTA GGGACAGACTCCATCAAGATGGAGAACGGGCAGAGCACAGCCGCAAAGCTGGGACTGCCTCCCCTGACGCCTGAGCAGCAAGAGGCCCTCCAGAAG GCCAAGAAGTACGCCATGGAGCAGAGCATCAAGAGCGTGCTGGTGAAGCAGACCATcgcccaccagcagcagcagctcacCAACCTGCAG ATGGCAGCTCAGCGACAGCGGGCACTAGCCATCATGTGCCGGGTCTACGTGGGCTCCATCTACTACGAGCTGGGGGAGGACACCATTCGCCAGGCCTTTGCCCCCTTTGGACCCATCAAGAGCATTGACATGTCCTGGGACTCCGTCACCATGAAGCACAAG GGCTTTGCATTTGTGGAGTACGAGGTCCCAGAGGCCGCCCAGCTGGCCTTGGAGCAGATGAACTCCGTGATGCTGGGAGGCAGGAACATCAAG gTGGGCAGACCCAGCAACATAGGGCAGGCCCAGCCCATCATAGACCAGCTGGCCGAGGAGGCGCGAGCCTTCAACCGCATCTACGTGGCTTCTGTGCACCAGGACCTCTCGGACGACGACATCAAGAGTGTGTTTGAGGCCTTCGGCAAGATCAAATCTTGCACACTGGCTCGGGACCCCACGACTGGCAAGCACAAGGGCTATGGCTTCATCG AATATGAGAAGGCCCAGTCGTCCCAGGATGCCGTGTCTTCCATGAACCTTTTTGACCTGGGTGGCCAGTACTTGCGGGTGGGCAAGGCTGTCACCCCCCCTATGCCCCTGCTTACACCTGCCACACCTGGAGGCCTCCCGCCTGCTGCTGCTGTGGCCGCAGCTGCAGCCACAGCCAAGATTACGGCTCAG GAAGCAGTGGCTGGAGCAGCGGTACTGGGTACTCTAGCCACACCTGGACTGGTGTCCCCTGCCCTGACTCTGGCCCAGCCCCTGGGGGCTCTACCCCAGGCTGTCATGGCTGCCCAGGCCCCGGGAGTTATCACAG GTGTGACCCCGGCCCGGCCTCCCATTCCGGTCACCATCCCCTCTGTGGGAGTGGTGAACCCCATCCTGGCCAGCCCTCCGACACTCGGTCTCCTGGAGcccaagaaagagaaggaggaggaggagctgtTCCCTGAGTCcgagaggccagagatgctgagTGAGCAGGAGCACATGAGCATCTCTGGCAGCAGCGCCCGCCACATGGTGATGCAGAAGCTCCTCCGCAAGCAGGAG TCCACAGTGATGGTTCTGCGCAACATGGTGGACCCCAAGGACATCGATGACGACCTGGAGGGGGAGGTGACCGAGGAGTGTGGCAAGTTTGGTGCTGTCAACCGTGTCATCATCTACCAGGAGAAGCAGGGCGAGGAGGAGGATGCAGAGATCATTGTCAAGATTTTTGTGGAGTTTTCCGTAGCCTCTGAGACTCACAAGGCCATCCAGGCCCTCAACGGGCGCTGGTTTGCTGGCCGCAAGGTGGTGGCTGAAGTGTATGACCAGGAGCGTTTTGATAACAGTGACCTCTCCGCGTGA
- the PUF60 gene encoding poly(U)-binding-splicing factor PUF60 isoform X2, whose protein sequence is MATATIALQVNGQQGGGSEPAAVAAAAAAVVAAGDKWKPSQGTDSIKMENGQSTAAKLGLPPLTPEQQEALQKAKKYAMEQSIKSVLVKQTIAHQQQQLTNLQMAAQRQRALAIMCRVYVGSIYYELGEDTIRQAFAPFGPIKSIDMSWDSVTMKHKGFAFVEYEVPEAAQLALEQMNSVMLGGRNIKVGRPSNIGQAQPIIDQLAEEARAFNRIYVASVHQDLSDDDIKSVFEAFGKIKSCTLARDPTTGKHKGYGFIEYEKAQSSQDAVSSMNLFDLGGQYLRVGKAVTPPMPLLTPATPGGLPPAAAVAAAAATAKITAQEAVAGAAVLGTLATPGLVSPALTLAQPLGALPQAVMAAQAPGVITGVTPARPPIPVTIPSVGVVNPILASPPTLGLLEPKKEKEEEELFPESERPEMLSEQEHMSISGSSARHMVMQKLLRKQESTVMVLRNMVDPKDIDDDLEGEVTEECGKFGAVNRVIIYQEKQGEEEDAEIIVKIFVEFSVASETHKAIQALNGRWFAGRKVVAEVYDQERFDNSDLSA, encoded by the exons ATGGCGACAGCGACCATAGCTCTA CAGGTCAATGGCCAGCAAGGAGGGGGGTCCGAgccggcggcggtggcggcggcggcggcggcagtggTGGCAGCGGGAGACAAATGGAAACCTTCACAG GGGACAGACTCCATCAAGATGGAGAACGGGCAGAGCACAGCCGCAAAGCTGGGACTGCCTCCCCTGACGCCTGAGCAGCAAGAGGCCCTCCAGAAG GCCAAGAAGTACGCCATGGAGCAGAGCATCAAGAGCGTGCTGGTGAAGCAGACCATcgcccaccagcagcagcagctcacCAACCTGCAG ATGGCAGCTCAGCGACAGCGGGCACTAGCCATCATGTGCCGGGTCTACGTGGGCTCCATCTACTACGAGCTGGGGGAGGACACCATTCGCCAGGCCTTTGCCCCCTTTGGACCCATCAAGAGCATTGACATGTCCTGGGACTCCGTCACCATGAAGCACAAG GGCTTTGCATTTGTGGAGTACGAGGTCCCAGAGGCCGCCCAGCTGGCCTTGGAGCAGATGAACTCCGTGATGCTGGGAGGCAGGAACATCAAG gTGGGCAGACCCAGCAACATAGGGCAGGCCCAGCCCATCATAGACCAGCTGGCCGAGGAGGCGCGAGCCTTCAACCGCATCTACGTGGCTTCTGTGCACCAGGACCTCTCGGACGACGACATCAAGAGTGTGTTTGAGGCCTTCGGCAAGATCAAATCTTGCACACTGGCTCGGGACCCCACGACTGGCAAGCACAAGGGCTATGGCTTCATCG AATATGAGAAGGCCCAGTCGTCCCAGGATGCCGTGTCTTCCATGAACCTTTTTGACCTGGGTGGCCAGTACTTGCGGGTGGGCAAGGCTGTCACCCCCCCTATGCCCCTGCTTACACCTGCCACACCTGGAGGCCTCCCGCCTGCTGCTGCTGTGGCCGCAGCTGCAGCCACAGCCAAGATTACGGCTCAG GAAGCAGTGGCTGGAGCAGCGGTACTGGGTACTCTAGCCACACCTGGACTGGTGTCCCCTGCCCTGACTCTGGCCCAGCCCCTGGGGGCTCTACCCCAGGCTGTCATGGCTGCCCAGGCCCCGGGAGTTATCACAG GTGTGACCCCGGCCCGGCCTCCCATTCCGGTCACCATCCCCTCTGTGGGAGTGGTGAACCCCATCCTGGCCAGCCCTCCGACACTCGGTCTCCTGGAGcccaagaaagagaaggaggaggaggagctgtTCCCTGAGTCcgagaggccagagatgctgagTGAGCAGGAGCACATGAGCATCTCTGGCAGCAGCGCCCGCCACATGGTGATGCAGAAGCTCCTCCGCAAGCAGGAG TCCACAGTGATGGTTCTGCGCAACATGGTGGACCCCAAGGACATCGATGACGACCTGGAGGGGGAGGTGACCGAGGAGTGTGGCAAGTTTGGTGCTGTCAACCGTGTCATCATCTACCAGGAGAAGCAGGGCGAGGAGGAGGATGCAGAGATCATTGTCAAGATTTTTGTGGAGTTTTCCGTAGCCTCTGAGACTCACAAGGCCATCCAGGCCCTCAACGGGCGCTGGTTTGCTGGCCGCAAGGTGGTGGCTGAAGTGTATGACCAGGAGCGTTTTGATAACAGTGACCTCTCCGCGTGA
- the PUF60 gene encoding poly(U)-binding-splicing factor PUF60 isoform X5: MENGQSTAAKLGLPPLTPEQQEALQKAKKYAMEQSIKSVLVKQTIAHQQQQLTNLQMAAVTMGFGDPLSPLQSMAAQRQRALAIMCRVYVGSIYYELGEDTIRQAFAPFGPIKSIDMSWDSVTMKHKGFAFVEYEVPEAAQLALEQMNSVMLGGRNIKVGRPSNIGQAQPIIDQLAEEARAFNRIYVASVHQDLSDDDIKSVFEAFGKIKSCTLARDPTTGKHKGYGFIEYEKAQSSQDAVSSMNLFDLGGQYLRVGKAVTPPMPLLTPATPGGLPPAAAVAAAAATAKITAQEAVAGAAVLGTLATPGLVSPALTLAQPLGALPQAVMAAQAPGVITGVTPARPPIPVTIPSVGVVNPILASPPTLGLLEPKKEKEEEELFPESERPEMLSEQEHMSISGSSARHMVMQKLLRKQESTVMVLRNMVDPKDIDDDLEGEVTEECGKFGAVNRVIIYQEKQGEEEDAEIIVKIFVEFSVASETHKAIQALNGRWFAGRKVVAEVYDQERFDNSDLSA, from the exons ATGGAGAACGGGCAGAGCACAGCCGCAAAGCTGGGACTGCCTCCCCTGACGCCTGAGCAGCAAGAGGCCCTCCAGAAG GCCAAGAAGTACGCCATGGAGCAGAGCATCAAGAGCGTGCTGGTGAAGCAGACCATcgcccaccagcagcagcagctcacCAACCTGCAG ATGGCAGCAGTGACAATGGGCTTTGGAGATCCTCTCTCACCTTTGCAATCG ATGGCAGCTCAGCGACAGCGGGCACTAGCCATCATGTGCCGGGTCTACGTGGGCTCCATCTACTACGAGCTGGGGGAGGACACCATTCGCCAGGCCTTTGCCCCCTTTGGACCCATCAAGAGCATTGACATGTCCTGGGACTCCGTCACCATGAAGCACAAG GGCTTTGCATTTGTGGAGTACGAGGTCCCAGAGGCCGCCCAGCTGGCCTTGGAGCAGATGAACTCCGTGATGCTGGGAGGCAGGAACATCAAG gTGGGCAGACCCAGCAACATAGGGCAGGCCCAGCCCATCATAGACCAGCTGGCCGAGGAGGCGCGAGCCTTCAACCGCATCTACGTGGCTTCTGTGCACCAGGACCTCTCGGACGACGACATCAAGAGTGTGTTTGAGGCCTTCGGCAAGATCAAATCTTGCACACTGGCTCGGGACCCCACGACTGGCAAGCACAAGGGCTATGGCTTCATCG AATATGAGAAGGCCCAGTCGTCCCAGGATGCCGTGTCTTCCATGAACCTTTTTGACCTGGGTGGCCAGTACTTGCGGGTGGGCAAGGCTGTCACCCCCCCTATGCCCCTGCTTACACCTGCCACACCTGGAGGCCTCCCGCCTGCTGCTGCTGTGGCCGCAGCTGCAGCCACAGCCAAGATTACGGCTCAG GAAGCAGTGGCTGGAGCAGCGGTACTGGGTACTCTAGCCACACCTGGACTGGTGTCCCCTGCCCTGACTCTGGCCCAGCCCCTGGGGGCTCTACCCCAGGCTGTCATGGCTGCCCAGGCCCCGGGAGTTATCACAG GTGTGACCCCGGCCCGGCCTCCCATTCCGGTCACCATCCCCTCTGTGGGAGTGGTGAACCCCATCCTGGCCAGCCCTCCGACACTCGGTCTCCTGGAGcccaagaaagagaaggaggaggaggagctgtTCCCTGAGTCcgagaggccagagatgctgagTGAGCAGGAGCACATGAGCATCTCTGGCAGCAGCGCCCGCCACATGGTGATGCAGAAGCTCCTCCGCAAGCAGGAG TCCACAGTGATGGTTCTGCGCAACATGGTGGACCCCAAGGACATCGATGACGACCTGGAGGGGGAGGTGACCGAGGAGTGTGGCAAGTTTGGTGCTGTCAACCGTGTCATCATCTACCAGGAGAAGCAGGGCGAGGAGGAGGATGCAGAGATCATTGTCAAGATTTTTGTGGAGTTTTCCGTAGCCTCTGAGACTCACAAGGCCATCCAGGCCCTCAACGGGCGCTGGTTTGCTGGCCGCAAGGTGGTGGCTGAAGTGTATGACCAGGAGCGTTTTGATAACAGTGACCTCTCCGCGTGA